The window AAAACAATTACAATCATATTAGCTCTATTTGTAACAACTGCAATTGGATATTACGCTTATGCTTATATTATTACTATAGGTTCACAACGTATGGAAGTTATTAAAGTAACAGAAAAATTAAAAGCATTAGAGAAAAAGATACAAAAAGAAACAAATAGTAATATAAGTACTTTCTTTACACCTATTCCAAAGTTCGAAATTGAAAATTGTCAAGGAAAATTACCTTTAAATCTATATGTTAATAATGATTCTATAACTCAATCAAAAAAAATATTAGATAATTATATTTTTAAAATTAGTGAAAGAGTTAATAAAGAATTAACAAATAAAAAATGCATCGACAGTTTAATAATAGAAGTGTCAATACATCATAAACAAGAAAAAGCAAACAGTTTAAAGCATAAAAAATATAGATATTCATTTCCTGTAAAATAACTACTACCAACACCAGTAACCGTTGCACAAACCCCTTAAAAAAGCACAAAACAGCTTGAAATCTTTGATTTTAAGCTGTTTTTAATTTTGACTCTCCGTATCTTCTCTAAAATGCAACTAGCTTAAAATATAGCAATTAAGCACTTGTTAGATGGTTTTTGGTGCTTTGAATAAAAGCAAGTAGTCCCGCTATACTTTCTGGTTGGTTTTTCATATATTTTATATACTTTTTAATATTATATACTGTTGCGGATAGAGGCATACACTTATTAGTTTGTTTAATCCCAAGGGTATTCACTTTACCCATGTCTAAAAACTGGGTTAATGTTTCAAAAACAGGGGCTACCGTGCTTTATCGTTTTCCTTTTATATAGCTTCCTTTTTTACTAATTGGTCGTTTCCATTTACTGAAGAAAACAGCTGTTAGGAAAACGCAATGGCAGAACGTGTAAATGGCATCTTAAAAGATGAATTTTATTTCGATCAAACCTTTGATAACTTGGGACACGCAAAGAGCGCTGCAAAAAATGCAATTAATTTATACAACCAAGTAAGATTACATTTATCTTTAGATTATATAACAACTAATATGATATATAAAGTATCAGCTTAATTCAATTTTAACCTGTAGCCATATTTCAGGACAAGACATTATGAAAAAACTACATTATATAACTATACTAATTGTTTTTATTCTGTTTTCTTGCCAATCGCAAGATAAAAAAGAGATTAAAGAGAATGGAGATTATGCCATAGGAGAATATTTAAATGATACTAAAGAAGGTCTTTGGGAATATTATCGTTCAAGTGGAAATTTAGACGAAGTAGGTAATTATCAAAATGGAGAAAAAAAT is drawn from Psychroserpens sp. NJDZ02 and contains these coding sequences:
- a CDS encoding integrase core domain-containing protein — encoded protein: MAERVNGILKDEFYFDQTFDNLGHAKSAAKNAINLYNQVRLHLSLDYITTNMIYKVSA